A window of Malania oleifera isolate guangnan ecotype guangnan chromosome 5, ASM2987363v1, whole genome shotgun sequence contains these coding sequences:
- the LOC131155233 gene encoding dolichyl-diphosphooligosaccharide--protein glycosyltransferase 48 kDa subunit isoform X2: MSRPLILFALLFLLPILCRSFSPENPGNRRVLVLVDDFAIKSSHSIFFRSLQTRGFELDFKLADDPKISLQRYGQYSYEGLILFSPTIERFGGSIDLPAILDFVDSGNDLIIGADASASELIREIANECGVDFDEDPAAMVIDHTSYAVVNTDGDHTLIASDDFIQSDVILGSKKIEAPVLFQGIGHSLNPANSLVLKVLSASPSAYSANPKSKLSDPPSLTGSAISLVSIVQARNNARILISGSLSMFSNRLFRSSVQKAGSSIKHEKSGNEQFFTELSKWVFHERGHLKAVNVRHNKVGEANEPAMYRINDDLEYFVEVYEWSGTSWEPYVADDVQVQFYMMSPYVLKNLRTDKKGLYSTRFKVPDVYGVFQFKVEYQKLGYTGLTLSKQIPVRPFRHNEYERFIPAAYPYYGAAFSMMAGFFIFSFVFLYNK, from the exons ATGTCGAGGCCTCTGATCCTCTTCGCTTTGCTTTTCCTTCTTCCCATCCTCTGCAGATCCTTCTCTCCTGAAAATCCCGGCAACCGGCGCGTCCTTGTTTTGGTCGATGACTTCGCCATTAAATCTTCACACTCTATCTTCTTCAGATCCCTCCAGACTCGTGGCTTCGAACTCGATTTCAAGCTCGCTGACGATCCCAAGATCAGCTTGCAGAGATACGGACAGTACTCTTACGAAGGCTTGATTCTGTTTTCCCCCACGATCGAGC gttttggaggATCCATTGACCTGCCTGCAATCCTGGATTTTGTTGATTCTGGTAATGATTTAATTATTGGGGCTGATGCTTCTGCATCCGAATTAATTCGGGAAATTGCCAATGAGTGCGGAGTTGACTTTGATGAG gATCCTGCAGCTATGGTTATTGATCACACCAGCTACGCGGTTGTGAACACCGACGGAGATCATACATTGATTGCTAGTGATGATTTCATTCAGTCTGATGTAAttttgggaagcaagaagattgAG GCTCCAGTACTTTTCCAGGGGATAGGTCATTCATTAAATCCTGCCAATAGCTTG GTGTTGAAAGTTCTCTCCGCTTCTCCTTCAGCATACTCTGCCAATCCAAAGTCCAAGTTGTCAGATCCTCCATCATTGACTGGATCTGCAATTTCTTTGGTTTCAATTGTGCAG GCAAGAAATAATGCTCGCATTTTGATCTCTGGCTCATTAAGTATGTTCAGCAATCG GCTTTTCAGATCAAGCGTGCAGAAGGCTGGTAGCTCAATTAA ACATGAGAAATCTGGGAATGAGCAGTTTTTTACTGAGCTGAGCAAATGGGTTTTCCATGAAAGAGGTCATCTCAAG GCTGTAAATGTTCGACACAACAAAGTTGGGGAAGCAAATGAACCTGCAATGTACAGGATCAATGATGACCTG GAATATTTTGTTGAAGTATATGAGTGGTCTGGAACAAGCTGGGAACCATATGTGGCCGATGATGTTCAAGTGCAGTTTTACATGATGAGCCCATATGTTTTGAAGAACTTGCGAACAGACAAGAAG GGTCTTTATTCTACAAGATTCAAGGTTCCTGATGTTTATGGGGTTTTCCAGTTCAAGGTTGAGTATCAAAAGCTTGGATACACAGGCTTGACCCTATCAAAGCAG